One genomic segment of Pseudomonadota bacterium includes these proteins:
- a CDS encoding S-adenosyl-l-methionine hydroxide adenosyltransferase family protein, which produces MNPFRPVFIAIAGWAVSLSAAPAAQQAANAPAPVIVFMTDFGTLDDAVAICKGVMLGLAPAARIVDLTHQVRPYSIADGARFLARTSLYYPANTIFVGVVDPGVGTQRRTIIAKTKRGQYFVVPDNGLLTPIEDRDGIEAAREITNAAWMLPGPHSATFHGRDVFSPVAGHLARGDDWTKVGPVLAKLTRLSIAAPVLDDRGITGHVIGLDGPYGNLITDIKPEKLRELGYATGDTVKIEVSGQQFLLPFVTTFGDVPEGKPLLYIDSSGLVSVAINMGNFAQAHEITPPAEFSIARRAQSSQ; this is translated from the coding sequence ATGAATCCGTTTCGACCCGTTTTCATCGCCATCGCCGGCTGGGCGGTGTCGCTTTCAGCCGCCCCGGCGGCGCAACAGGCGGCGAACGCGCCCGCGCCAGTTATCGTGTTCATGACGGATTTCGGCACGCTCGATGACGCGGTCGCGATCTGCAAGGGCGTGATGCTGGGCCTCGCGCCCGCCGCGCGCATCGTCGATCTCACCCACCAGGTGCGGCCGTATTCGATCGCGGACGGCGCGCGTTTTCTCGCGCGCACCTCGCTCTACTATCCCGCGAACACCATCTTCGTCGGCGTCGTCGACCCGGGCGTCGGCACCCAGCGCCGTACCATCATCGCGAAAACAAAACGCGGTCAATATTTCGTCGTGCCGGACAATGGCTTGCTCACTCCCATCGAGGATCGGGACGGCATCGAGGCCGCGCGCGAAATCACCAACGCGGCGTGGATGTTGCCCGGGCCGCACTCGGCGACATTTCACGGCCGCGATGTCTTCTCGCCGGTGGCCGGACACCTCGCGCGGGGCGATGACTGGACGAAGGTCGGCCCGGTGCTGGCGAAGCTCACGCGACTTTCAATTGCGGCGCCGGTCCTGGATGACCGGGGAATCACCGGCCACGTCATCGGCCTCGACGGGCCGTACGGCAATCTGATCACGGACATCAAGCCGGAGAAGCTGCGCGAGCTCGGGTATGCCACTGGCGACACGGTGAAGATCGAGGTTTCCGGCCAGCAATTCTTGCTGCCGTTCGTCACCACCTTCGGCGACGTGCCCGAAGGGAAGCCGTTGCTGTACATCGATTCGAGCGGCTTGGTGAGCGTGGCCATCAACATGGGCAATTTCGCGCAGGCGCACGAAATCACGCCACCTGCGGAATTCTCGATCGCGAGGCGCGCGCAAAGTTCGCAGTGA
- a CDS encoding HAD family hydrolase has translation MKTKQPRHFMLASDFDQTLSHNDSGFVLSELLGVPDFEQKVEGLARSHLVQQGGELAYLIRHDPAFRGVRREHLIEAGRRVRLKGALPAFVDFLARGVDGHQFSFYVVSAAPREVVVSALAGIVPPANIFGTELDFDPQSGEVRAITSVRAGYGKVAVIDELGQRLGITSDRVIYVGDGSSDIHVMLHVNNGDGFTIAVSENRQLARIARSTVLSDSASSVLVPVLDQVLGLRASEIRTLLEAEGLVLDEWEKARTDRVLIRESFIGTVGSMPVMA, from the coding sequence GTGAAGACCAAACAGCCCAGGCATTTCATGCTGGCGTCGGATTTCGACCAGACATTGAGCCACAACGATTCCGGTTTCGTGTTGAGTGAGCTGTTAGGAGTCCCGGACTTCGAACAAAAGGTCGAAGGCCTCGCACGCAGCCATCTGGTCCAGCAGGGCGGCGAACTCGCCTATCTGATCCGGCACGATCCGGCCTTTCGCGGAGTCCGCCGCGAACATCTCATCGAAGCGGGCCGCCGAGTGCGGCTCAAGGGCGCGCTGCCGGCCTTCGTCGATTTCCTCGCACGCGGCGTCGATGGCCACCAGTTCTCTTTCTACGTGGTTTCGGCCGCACCTCGCGAAGTGGTGGTGTCCGCGCTCGCCGGCATCGTGCCGCCGGCCAACATCTTTGGCACCGAACTAGATTTCGATCCGCAGTCCGGCGAAGTTCGTGCGATCACGAGCGTGCGGGCCGGCTACGGCAAGGTCGCGGTCATCGATGAACTCGGGCAACGCCTCGGCATCACTTCCGATCGCGTCATCTACGTCGGCGATGGCAGCTCGGACATCCACGTGATGCTGCACGTGAACAACGGCGACGGGTTCACGATCGCGGTCTCGGAGAATCGGCAGCTGGCGCGCATCGCCAGAAGCACGGTCCTCAGCGACAGCGCGAGCAGCGTGCTGGTGCCGGTGCTCGATCAGGTGCTGGGATTACGCGCTTCGGAGATTCGCACCTTGCTCGAAGCGGAAGGCCTGGTGCTCGACGAATGGGAGAAAGCGCGCACCGACCGCGTGCTGATTCGCGAGTCGTTCATCGGCACCGTCGGCTCCATGCCGGTGATGGCATGA
- a CDS encoding YgjV family protein, with the protein MNDALGWVATAMFVSSYFFRKPALLRIAQMSGATLWIVYGVMIGAMPVIVANGLVFAAASWTMLRARQEPLAAT; encoded by the coding sequence ATGAACGACGCGCTCGGCTGGGTGGCGACGGCGATGTTCGTCTCGTCGTACTTTTTCAGGAAGCCCGCGTTGCTGCGCATTGCGCAGATGTCCGGCGCAACCCTGTGGATCGTCTACGGCGTGATGATCGGCGCGATGCCCGTGATCGTGGCCAATGGGCTGGTGTTCGCGGCGGCGTCCTGGACGATGTTGCGTGCCAGACAGGAGCCGCTCGCAGCCACCTAG
- the rarD gene encoding EamA family transporter RarD produces MAIASTTPTRSTGTTAGNGLTAAIAAFVIWGFFPIYLLGLTSVSAMQITAHRIAWSCVFVLAWLVATGEMPKLRAAMTRPGVLIRLAASAFFIAANWLAFAWAVNHDRVLDVSLGYYIGPLLNVLLGIVVLSERLDRTQWTAVGFATAGVLYLSIIAGHAPWVALTVAISFSLYGLIRKTVSIDALPGLAVETVLLMPFAAGYLIWCEAQGTGVLGHSNPSITVLLLLSGVITSVPLFLFAYGARRIPFSTMGVIQFIGPSLQFVCGLLVFREPFGSARAFGFILIWIALLIYAVHGLRRAAAPPQPA; encoded by the coding sequence ATGGCGATCGCCTCGACAACACCCACCCGCTCGACCGGAACGACTGCCGGAAACGGCCTCACGGCCGCGATCGCCGCGTTCGTCATCTGGGGATTCTTTCCCATCTACCTGCTGGGCCTCACGAGCGTGTCGGCCATGCAGATCACCGCGCATCGCATCGCCTGGTCCTGCGTTTTCGTACTCGCGTGGCTCGTGGCCACGGGAGAGATGCCGAAATTGCGCGCAGCGATGACGCGCCCGGGCGTCCTGATCCGCCTCGCGGCCAGCGCGTTCTTCATCGCCGCCAACTGGCTCGCTTTCGCCTGGGCGGTGAACCACGACCGCGTGCTCGACGTAAGCCTCGGGTACTACATCGGCCCGTTGCTCAACGTGCTGCTCGGCATCGTCGTGTTGTCGGAACGGCTGGATAGAACTCAGTGGACGGCTGTGGGGTTCGCCACCGCGGGAGTTCTGTATCTTTCCATCATCGCCGGCCACGCGCCGTGGGTGGCGCTCACGGTCGCGATCTCCTTTTCGCTGTACGGCTTGATCCGCAAGACAGTGAGCATCGACGCGTTGCCCGGGCTCGCGGTCGAAACCGTGCTGCTCATGCCGTTCGCCGCCGGATACCTGATCTGGTGCGAGGCGCAGGGAACGGGAGTCCTCGGGCATTCGAACCCCAGCATCACCGTCCTGCTGTTGCTGAGCGGAGTCATCACGTCGGTGCCACTGTTCCTGTTTGCGTACGGCGCGCGGCGGATTCCGTTCTCCACGATGGGCGTGATCCAGTTCATCGGCCCGAGCCTGCAGTTCGTCTGCGGCCTGCTGGTTTTCCGGGAACCGTTCGGCTCTGCGCGTGCGTTCGGTTTCATCCTGATCTGGATTGCGTTGCTGATCTACGCCGTGCATGGATTGCGCAGGGCGGCGGCGCCACCGCAGCCCGCGTAG
- a CDS encoding CocE/NonD family hydrolase: MKHPLLLSFTFLLVATGAVAEVPSRVTPMTPDVVDKYESTLASADFIRRDAMVPMRDGTKLYTTVVMKKGTSNGPILLSRTPYDAYHSVHRVASQRLVDIVEIMDAEFVEDGYIRVYQDIRGLHRSEGAYVLNRPLAGPLNDTGIDESTDAYDTIDWLVKNTPESNGNVGVIGSSYLGFTTLMAEINPHPALKAAVPQSPMVDGWMGDDWFHNGAFRVSSLDFAVGQGTNKAQGGGDFALGAGDDYTRYLEAGSMADFAAMLGITHYPGVRKFLENPAYTEFWSLQAVDKWLAAQPLKVPTMLEVGQWDQEDSYGAPAVYRAMEPKDKNNDMVSLVIGPWRHSGANHYGYDLGDLIFTGDTAREWRVEYVKPFFDHWLKGGPDPKTPPVLTYATGINKWQTSPRWPMGTARPIYLSANGAASFERPKAAGREEYVSDPAKPVPFLPRPINMGDAAQWKPWLVKDQRFVSERPDVASFRSTPLEKPVHIMGAPQVELFASTTGSDSDWVVKLIDVYPNDVPEGASQGGKPGMAGYELPIGIEIFRGRYLQSFAKPSALKPGKVETYRWTLPDVNHVFLPGHRIMVQVQSTLFPLYDRNPQTYVENIMFAKPADYRKATQSIWHGGATASAVILPVVP; the protein is encoded by the coding sequence ATGAAACATCCTCTCCTGCTTTCATTCACATTCCTGCTCGTCGCCACCGGCGCTGTTGCGGAAGTTCCTTCGCGCGTCACCCCGATGACGCCGGACGTCGTCGATAAATATGAGTCGACGCTGGCCTCGGCGGACTTCATCCGCCGCGACGCGATGGTGCCGATGCGTGATGGCACCAAGCTCTACACCACGGTCGTGATGAAGAAGGGCACGAGCAACGGGCCCATCCTGCTGTCGCGCACTCCGTACGATGCCTACCACTCGGTACATCGCGTCGCGAGTCAGCGGCTGGTCGACATCGTCGAGATCATGGACGCCGAATTCGTGGAAGACGGCTATATCCGCGTCTACCAGGACATTCGCGGACTGCATCGTTCCGAAGGCGCGTATGTGCTGAACCGCCCATTGGCCGGACCACTCAACGACACCGGCATCGACGAATCGACCGATGCCTACGACACCATCGACTGGCTGGTGAAGAACACACCCGAGTCGAATGGCAACGTCGGGGTCATCGGCTCGTCCTATCTAGGCTTCACGACGCTGATGGCGGAGATCAATCCGCATCCGGCGCTCAAGGCCGCGGTGCCGCAGAGCCCGATGGTCGACGGCTGGATGGGGGATGACTGGTTTCACAACGGTGCCTTCCGCGTGAGCTCGCTGGATTTCGCGGTCGGGCAGGGGACCAACAAGGCGCAGGGCGGCGGCGACTTTGCGCTCGGCGCGGGCGACGATTACACGCGCTACCTCGAAGCCGGCTCCATGGCGGATTTCGCGGCGATGCTGGGCATCACTCACTACCCGGGCGTCCGCAAGTTTCTCGAGAACCCCGCGTACACCGAGTTCTGGTCGCTGCAGGCGGTGGACAAGTGGCTCGCTGCGCAGCCTCTCAAGGTGCCGACGATGCTCGAGGTGGGCCAATGGGACCAGGAAGACAGTTACGGCGCGCCCGCGGTTTATCGCGCCATGGAACCCAAGGACAAGAACAACGACATGGTCTCGCTGGTCATCGGGCCGTGGCGGCACTCGGGCGCCAATCATTATGGCTACGATCTCGGCGACCTGATTTTCACCGGCGACACGGCGCGCGAGTGGCGCGTGGAATACGTGAAGCCGTTCTTCGATCACTGGCTGAAAGGCGGGCCGGATCCGAAGACGCCGCCGGTGCTGACGTATGCGACCGGCATCAACAAGTGGCAGACCTCGCCGCGCTGGCCCATGGGTACCGCGCGGCCTATCTACCTGTCGGCGAACGGCGCCGCAAGCTTCGAGCGGCCGAAAGCCGCCGGCCGTGAAGAGTATGTCAGCGACCCCGCGAAGCCGGTGCCGTTCCTGCCGCGGCCGATCAACATGGGCGACGCGGCGCAATGGAAGCCATGGCTGGTGAAGGACCAGCGCTTCGTGTCCGAACGGCCGGACGTCGCCTCTTTCCGCAGCACGCCGCTCGAGAAGCCGGTTCACATCATGGGCGCGCCGCAGGTCGAGCTGTTTGCGTCGACCACGGGCAGCGACAGCGACTGGGTCGTGAAGCTGATCGACGTCTATCCGAACGACGTGCCGGAAGGCGCTTCGCAGGGTGGCAAGCCAGGTATGGCGGGTTACGAGCTGCCGATCGGCATCGAGATTTTCCGCGGCCGTTATTTGCAGAGCTTCGCGAAGCCGTCGGCGCTCAAGCCCGGCAAGGTAGAGACTTATCGTTGGACATTGCCCGACGTGAACCATGTGTTCCTGCCGGGCCACCGGATCATGGTGCAGGTCCAGTCGACGCTGTTCCCGCTCTACGACCGCAATCCGCAGACCTACGTCGAAAACATCATGTTCGCCAAACCCGCCGACTACCGGAAAGCGACGCAGAGCATCTGGCACGGCGGCGCCACGGCGAGCGCAGTGATCCTGCCCGTGGTGCCCTGA